In the genome of Hyphomicrobium sp. CS1GBMeth3, the window CCTGCATCCTCGAGCAGTTTAACCGCGGCGAAGCCGATGCTTGGCCGGAAGAGATCGACCAGACACGTGACGAAGAGGGCAACTCTCAGCCCTCCGTTCGTCCCTGGCGCTGCAACATCATTTTTCGTCATCGTGGCCAACTGCCGGGCATAAGTTAAGGTGCAAGCAAGGTGAATGGCCAGACGTAGACTTGTGCAGTCACAAGCAGTCCGACAAGCGTGGCCAGTGCCACGCTGTGGAAGAATACGAAGCGCAGGATCGTTCCCTCGTGCCCGTACCATTTGGTCGCCGTGGAGGCGACGACGATGCTCTGTGCGTCGATCATCTTACCCATGACGCCGCCGGAGCTGTTGGCAGCGGCCATCAGTGTCGCGTTGATCCCAAGCTGCTCGGCGCTCACACGCTGCAGACCGCCGAACAGAACGTTCGAAGCCGTGTCGGAACCGGTGAGCGCGACGCCAAGCCAACCGATCAGCGTTCCAAAGAACGGGTAGAGCCATCCCGTATTGGCAAGGACGAGGCCCAAGGTGGCGTCAGTTCCCGAATAGCGGGTGACAAACCCGATTGCGAGCATGCCGGCGATGGTGATCAGCGAATAGCGGACGAGGTAAAGCGTGCGTCCATAGATGCGTATTATCTGCAAAGGGCGGTGCCCCAGAACGAGGCCGGAGAGCAGCGCGGCAATCAGAATGCCGGTGCCGGTTGCTGAAATCAGGTTCAGATTGTAGACCGCCGTTTCCGCGTGAGGCACTGCCACAACGGGCGGCATCTTCTGTACGAGACCGTCGAGTCCTGCGACAGGATGCTTGTAGGACCACAGGCTGTCGAGGAAAGCCTTGACCTGAGGTGTGCCCCACAAGAACACGATTGCGCTCAAGAGGAGCCATGGCGTCCACGCCCGCAGCAGGGTCGCACGTGATATCGTATGCGCGACGTCGTTGCTCGGCTGCTCCGGCTGTGTTGCGACGTCGCCGTGGCCCGCCATCTCGCGCGCGGGTTCCCAGACTTTGAGGAACAGAGCGAGGCACGTCATCGATACGACAGCGGCGATGATGTCTACGAGCCATGGACCATGATAGTTTGAAACGATGTACTGAGGCACGGCGAACGATATGCCCGCGACTGCAATCGGCGGCCACACGTCCATCATGCGACGAAAGCCGACATAGGCCCAGATCACCCAGAATGGGACGATTACCGAGAATAGCGGGAGCTGTCTGCCGATCATGCCGCTCAACTCGTGAAGGTCGAGGCCGGTCACCGCTGCAAGCGCAATGACCGGGGATCCAAGCGCGCCAAAGGCAACCGGCGCCGTATTGGCGATGAGCGAAAGCCCCGATGCTGCCAGCGGCGGAAAGCCTAGGCCGATGAGCAAGGCTGCCGTTACGGCGACCGGCGTGCCGAACCCTGCTGCTCCTTCGAAGAACGCGCCGAGCGAGAAGGCGATGAATAGCACCTGCATGCGGCGGTCGCTGCTGATGCGGCTGATACTGCGCTGTACGACGTCGAACTCGCCGTTCTCGGTTGTCAACTGATAGAGGAAGATGACGTTGAGAATGATCCATCCGATAGGGAGAAGGCCGAAGGCTGCGCCGTAGGCGGCAGCCAGACCAGCCATTCCCGGTGGCATGCCGAAGGCAAAAATGGCGACAAGGAGCGCT includes:
- a CDS encoding L-lactate permease, yielding MLLSAATAALPVVVLLGAIAFFEVRAHYAALLGLAAALLVAIFAFGMPPGMAGLAAAYGAAFGLLPIGWIILNVIFLYQLTTENGEFDVVQRSISRISSDRRMQVLFIAFSLGAFFEGAAGFGTPVAVTAALLIGLGFPPLAASGLSLIANTAPVAFGALGSPVIALAAVTGLDLHELSGMIGRQLPLFSVIVPFWVIWAYVGFRRMMDVWPPIAVAGISFAVPQYIVSNYHGPWLVDIIAAVVSMTCLALFLKVWEPAREMAGHGDVATQPEQPSNDVAHTISRATLLRAWTPWLLLSAIVFLWGTPQVKAFLDSLWSYKHPVAGLDGLVQKMPPVVAVPHAETAVYNLNLISATGTGILIAALLSGLVLGHRPLQIIRIYGRTLYLVRYSLITIAGMLAIGFVTRYSGTDATLGLVLANTGWLYPFFGTLIGWLGVALTGSDTASNVLFGGLQRVSAEQLGINATLMAAANSSGGVMGKMIDAQSIVVASTATKWYGHEGTILRFVFFHSVALATLVGLLVTAQVYVWPFTLLAP